The following proteins are encoded in a genomic region of Spirochaetota bacterium:
- a CDS encoding acyl-CoA dehydrogenase has product MILLNPKKYDVKFSDKESEDIMKKTINFFETKGLKKILDDDHNYVWYDDFLQFQKDNQIFAKLFTPKGYGDANSRWDTYRIVNFAEILGFYGLCYWYTFQVSQLGLGPIWMGKNEEVKQKAAKLLKEGAIFAFGLSEKEHGADIYSSDMMLYPNGXGTYRANGDKYYIGNGNKAAMVSTFGKFADTGDYVFFVVDSQHPKYECIKNVIQNQSYVAEFALHDYPITEADILDKGRDAWDASLNTINICKFNLGWGSIGIATHCFYEALNHAAHRNLYGKYVTEFPHIKQFFVDAYTRLVAMKLFALRATDYMRSANENDKRYLLYNPMVKMKVTTQGEEVINLLWDIIAAKGFEKDTYFHMAARDIRALPKLEGTVHVNMALIIKFMFNYFFNPKEFPEVPQRLDASHDAFLFNQGPTKGLGKIQFHDYNIAYNSVNLPNVEIFKKQINAFKDFMIGATPDQKQAEDIDFLLSIGELFTLVAYGQLILENKKIYNVEDDLIDQIFDFMIRDFSKYALQIYSKTSSTAKQQELCLKMIQKPVVDHDRYNRVLEKYVYSQVDAYQMNE; this is encoded by the coding sequence ATGATTCTTTTAAATCCAAAAAAGTACGATGTCAAATTTTCCGACAAAGAGTCGGAAGACATTATGAAAAAAACAATTAATTTTTTTGAAACAAAAGGCCTGAAGAAAATCCTTGATGATGACCACAATTATGTGTGGTATGATGACTTTTTGCAGTTTCAGAAAGATAATCAGATTTTTGCAAAACTGTTTACTCCAAAAGGCTATGGGGATGCAAATAGCCGCTGGGATACCTATCGCATAGTTAACTTTGCTGAGATTTTAGGCTTTTATGGTTTGTGCTATTGGTATACCTTTCAGGTTTCGCAGTTGGGTCTTGGACCAATCTGGATGGGTAAAAACGAAGAGGTGAAGCAGAAGGCTGCCAAGCTTTTGAAAGAAGGCGCTATTTTTGCATTTGGGTTGTCAGAAAAAGAGCATGGTGCTGACATTTATTCAAGCGACATGATGCTGTATCCAAATGGCGANGGCACTTACAGGGCAAATGGCGACAAGTACTACATTGGCAACGGCAACAAGGCTGCTATGGTGTCTACGTTTGGTAAGTTTGCTGACACCGGTGACTATGTATTCTTTGTAGTAGATTCGCAGCATCCCAAGTATGAATGCATAAAGAATGTTATTCAGAATCAGTCGTATGTTGCAGAGTTTGCATTGCATGATTATCCAATAACTGAAGCAGATATACTTGATAAGGGAAGAGATGCATGGGATGCATCGCTCAATACTATTAATATCTGTAAATTCAATTTGGGATGGGGTTCAATTGGTATAGCCACACATTGTTTTTATGAAGCATTGAACCACGCTGCGCACAGAAATCTATATGGCAAATATGTGACTGAGTTCCCACACATTAAGCAGTTTTTTGTTGATGCGTACACACGGCTTGTGGCAATGAAACTGTTTGCTCTGCGTGCAACCGACTACATGCGAAGTGCCAATGAAAATGACAAACGCTATTTGCTGTATAATCCAATGGTTAAGATGAAAGTGACAACACAGGGCGAAGAGGTTATTAACCTACTGTGGGATATCATTGCTGCAAAAGGCTTTGAAAAGGATACCTACTTCCACATGGCTGCTCGTGACATAAGAGCATTGCCAAAGCTGGAAGGCACTGTGCACGTTAACATGGCGTTGATTATTAAATTTATGTTTAACTACTTCTTTAATCCAAAAGAATTCCCTGAAGTGCCACAGCGGCTTGATGCTTCACATGATGCTTTCCTCTTCAATCAGGGGCCAACAAAGGGATTGGGCAAGATTCAGTTCCATGATTACAATATTGCATACAACAGCGTTAATCTTCCCAACGTTGAGATTTTTAAGAAGCAGATCAATGCATTCAAGGATTTTATGATAGGTGCAACACCTGACCAGAAGCAGGCTGAAGATATTGACTTTCTTTTGTCAATAGGCGAACTTTTTACACTGGTTGCGTATGGTCAGCTTATCCTTGAAAACAAGAAGATCTACAATGTAGAAGATGATCTGATTGATCAGATCTTTGATTTCATGATTAGGGATTTTTCAAAATATGCATTGCAGATTTATTCCAAGACTAGCAGTACTGCAAAGCAGCAGGAGTTGTGTTTAAAAATGATTCAAAAGCCTGTGGTTGATCATGACAGGTACAACCGTGTGCTTGAAAAGTATGTGTATTCACAGGTTGATGCGTATCAGATGAATGAATAA